The DNA window ATACCTACGGAAATTATCTTTCTGGTGAAGGAATTATAGAATATGATGTGTCTAAGAAAAATGATGGTTCATTAATCCTTAGAGCTTATTCTAAGCCTTCTAACTTAGGTTTAGGAACTACGCTAAATTCTACAGCCAACCAAACCTATGGAGCGGGTGTAGTGTATAGTAAAAGCTTTAATAATCTGTTCAAAAAGAAAAATAAAGTGAAAGATTCTTTAAAGAATTCTAATAAAAATAAACCCGAAACCATTAAAATTGATTCTGCTAAGTAATAGATTTTTAGAAATTTTCTGATAAAAATCAATGTTTTTTTGTCAAAATAATATTTTATCATTTCAATTAAATTTCCTAAATTTGCAAAAAAAGATAGCAATTTTTATAAATTTAATAATCTAAAAATACTGGTATGAATTATCAATTAGATGAAATAGACAAAAAAATCTTAGATTTTTTAGTAGAAAATACAAGAATGCCTTTCACTGAAATCGCTAAACAGATGGATGTGTCTGCAGGTACTATTCACGTAAGAGTAAAGAAAATGGAAGATGCAGGAATTATCCTGGGTTCTTCTTTAAATATAGATTATGGTAAATTAGATTATCATTTTACTGCATTCATTGGAATTTTATTAACCAAATCTAACAGAACTCAAGAAGTTCTTAAAGAATTAGCGTCTATTCCAAATGTAGTAGAAGCAAGCGTAATTTCTGGTAAGTATAACATCTTCTGCAAGGTAAGAGCTAAAAATACAGAAGACGCTAAAAGAATCATTTATCAAATAGATGACATTCAAGATGTTATGAGAACTGAATCTATGATTTCTATGGAAGAGTTCCTAAGTGATAAAAATAGATTAATTAATGCTATTTCTGTTTAATAATTTATTATTTTCGCAAAGTATAAAGCTTTTGAATTTTCAAAAGCTTTTTTTATAAATTTAGAAAGAATGGAAGATAATTATTTTGACAATAATCCTCAAAAAACTACTTTTTTTTATGTTGCCATTTTCTTTATGGTAGCATTATCTTTTTTAGGAATAGGAGTAGATCTTACCGAGTATTTTCAGAAAACAGACATTAATATTCCAGTTTGGTATTTTTATTTGATTTTCGCAGTAGATATTATCGGACTTTTATCAATTGTGGGCATTTATTTTTATAGAAAAATAGGCGTAATCTTATTTCCAGTAGCAATTCTGTTTCATTTTTACTTGCATGAGTTTTATCTTTCTACCATGCTATATTCAGATTTGTTTACGCTGTTTTCTTATGTGGCATTAGGTTTATTGGCAATCATACCAAAATGGAATTTTTTCAAATAAGATAAAAAAATCCGAATAAATTGCTTAACTTTGATGTCGTAATGATGATTAAAATAACTAAAAATGTTTTCTAAAGCTTGCGAATACGCTATAAAATCGGTAATTTATATAGCACAAGAAGCTCTTGCTGGTAAAAAAACCAATGTAAAACAAATCGCTGAAGCTACAAACGCTCCAGAAGCTTTTGTTGCAAAAATTCTACAACCTCTTTCTAAGAAGGGGATATTGACGTCTAATAAAGGAAAACAAGGTGGTTTTTCGGTAGAATTAGACAAGATTGATAAGATTAAACTCATAGAAATTGTACTCGCAACAGATGGTCCAGATATTCTAACGAGATGTGCATTTGGTTTAGAAAAATGTACTTCAGAGAAACCATGTCCTTTTCACGATAAATTCAAAGGAATAAGGGAAGAATTAAGAGATTCTCTCAGTGAAATATCAGTCTATGATATGGCGCTTAAAACAGAACAAGGCATTGCCTTCTTAAAGAACTAGAGATAGTTCTTTTTTTTATTTCTAAAATTTAATTCGGATAAATTTGTCCTATTAAAATATTTTTGTATTTTTGTCTTGTCAAAAAAGAAAAAAATATGGAAATAAAAGACAAAACAATAGGCGGAATTGTAGCCGAAGATTTTAGAACAGCAGCTGTATTTAAAAAATACGGAATCGATTTTTGTTGCAAAGGAAATAGAAGTATAGAAGAAGTTTGTGCAGTGAAAAAGAAAAATCCAGAAGATATTTATGCAGATTTAGAAAGAGTAACGCAAAATGCAACTCAGAACATCGATTTTAAAGCTTGGGATTTAGATTTATTGTCAGATTATATCGAGAAAACGCACCACCGTTATGTAGAAGAAAAAACCATTTATTTGCTTCAGTTTTTAGATAAATTAAGAAGAGTAAAAGGCGATAGATATCCAGAGCTAATTGAAGTTCACGAATTGTTTAAACAATCTGCCGAAGATTTAGGAGCTCACATGAAAAAAGAAGAATTGGTATTATTTCCGTTCATTAGAAACATGGTAGAAGCAAAAAGAAGAGGCGTAGAATTACCAAAACCACATTTTGGAGCAGTAGAAAATCCAATTGAGATGATGAAACATGAACACGAAAATGAAGGAGATCGTTTCGAAAAAATAGCCCAACTTTTAAATCAATATACACCACCTGCAGATGCATGTAACACGCATCAGGTTACTTATAAAATGCTTCAGGAATTCGAAGAAAATTTACATACTCATATCCATTTAGAGAATAATATTCTGTTTCCAAAAGCAATTGAGTTGCAAAAAGAATTGCAAAATTAAATTCACTTTAATTGTTTTTTCAAAAAATAACCCTAGAAAAACTTCTAGGGTTATTTTATATGTTATGATAAGTTAAATTAAATTATCTTGCTAAAACTCTTTTTACCGCTTTTACTACAGCTTCTGCATCTATTTCGTATTTGTGCATTAATTCTGCTGGAGTTCCACTTTCTCCGAAAGTATCATTTACGGCAACAAACTCTTGTGGAGTTGGTTTTTTTCTAGATAACATTCCTGCTACAGATTCACCTAAACCACCTAAGTAATTGTGCTCTTCTGCAGTCACAATTTTACCCGTTTTTTCTACAGATTTTAGAATGATTTCTTCATCTAAAGGTTTGATGGTGTGAATGTTAATCACTTCACAAGAAATTCCTTCTTTTTCTAATTCTTCAGCAGCTAGAAGAGATTCCCAAACTAAATGTCCGGTTGCTACAATCGTAACATCTTTTCCTTCTTGTAGTAAAATTCCTTTACCAATTTCGAAAGGCATATCTTCTGGAATGAAAACAGGAACTACAGGTCTACCAAATCTTAAATAAACTGGACCTTCATATTCAGCCGCAGCTAGAGTAGCTTGTTTGGTTTGGTTATAGTCACAAGGATTGATAACTACCATTCCTGGTAACATTTTCATTTGACCGATATCTTCTAAAACTTGGTGAGTTGCACCATCTTCTCCTAAAGTTAAACCAGCGTGAGAAGCTGCAATTTTTACATTTTTATTAGAGTAAGCGATAGATTGACGAACTTGGTCTAAAACTCTAGAAGTTGCAAAATTAGCAAATGTTCCTGCGAAAGGAATTTTACCAGCAGTAGCTAAACCAGCAGCAATACCCATC is part of the Cloacibacterium normanense genome and encodes:
- a CDS encoding Lrp/AsnC family transcriptional regulator encodes the protein MNYQLDEIDKKILDFLVENTRMPFTEIAKQMDVSAGTIHVRVKKMEDAGIILGSSLNIDYGKLDYHFTAFIGILLTKSNRTQEVLKELASIPNVVEASVISGKYNIFCKVRAKNTEDAKRIIYQIDDIQDVMRTESMISMEEFLSDKNRLINAISV
- a CDS encoding RrF2 family transcriptional regulator, producing MFSKACEYAIKSVIYIAQEALAGKKTNVKQIAEATNAPEAFVAKILQPLSKKGILTSNKGKQGGFSVELDKIDKIKLIEIVLATDGPDILTRCAFGLEKCTSEKPCPFHDKFKGIREELRDSLSEISVYDMALKTEQGIAFLKN
- the ric gene encoding iron-sulfur cluster repair di-iron protein → MEIKDKTIGGIVAEDFRTAAVFKKYGIDFCCKGNRSIEEVCAVKKKNPEDIYADLERVTQNATQNIDFKAWDLDLLSDYIEKTHHRYVEEKTIYLLQFLDKLRRVKGDRYPELIEVHELFKQSAEDLGAHMKKEELVLFPFIRNMVEAKRRGVELPKPHFGAVENPIEMMKHEHENEGDRFEKIAQLLNQYTPPADACNTHQVTYKMLQEFEENLHTHIHLENNILFPKAIELQKELQN
- a CDS encoding transketolase family protein — protein: MKFTYTEKKDTRSGFGAGLAELADKNPNVVALCADLIGSLKMEKFIEKAPERFVQTGIAEANMMGIAAGLATAGKIPFAGTFANFATSRVLDQVRQSIAYSNKNVKIAASHAGLTLGEDGATHQVLEDIGQMKMLPGMVVINPCDYNQTKQATLAAAEYEGPVYLRFGRPVVPVFIPEDMPFEIGKGILLQEGKDVTIVATGHLVWESLLAAEELEKEGISCEVINIHTIKPLDEEIILKSVEKTGKIVTAEEHNYLGGLGESVAGMLSRKKPTPQEFVAVNDTFGESGTPAELMHKYEIDAEAVVKAVKRVLAR